DNA from Ciconia boyciana chromosome 23, ASM3463844v1, whole genome shotgun sequence:
TGCGGGCTTGGCGCTCCTTCTCCCTCTCGCTGCGAATccgctgctgctctgccctctcTGCTCGCCGCTGTtcctgcaggaggagaggatgTTGGCTTGGACGTCCCAGGGAATCTGCATCCTCTCTGTCCCTAGGGACGCATCCCTGACTTCAAAAGCCCTGAGACCCCAAGGGCTGCTCCCATGTCTCCCAGGAGAGCACATGGACCAGAGCCCACAGGGGAAGGTGCATCTCTGTTAGGCACCGCAGCATTGCAGCAGCCAGACTAGGGGCTTCCCAGGCACCCCGGTACAAAATCTGGCTCAGATCTCAGGGTCTGTCTTGCAGGGACATGGGATGTCTCAGGTCTCGCAGTCGGGACTGTGAGGAAAGGATCATGGCTGTCTGTCCACAGGGGAGAGGGTGACAATAGTGATAGAGAGGGAGGGCTGCAGACATACAATCCTGTCCTTCAGGGAGAtgagctcctcttcctccttcttcctgctCTCAAAGTGGGCTTCAATGAGGGCTTGCAGTTCATTCAGGTCCTTCTCCATGCGCTTGCGGTGGATGTCCTGCACCGGATAGAAACAGCGGCAATGGCTACACTCACACAAATGAGGccctccaggagctgcagagctgctgggcacAGTGTGGAGGAGCAACGAGAGGGGACCACCTCGCAGGGGTTGACTTTGGGTGCACTACTCACATCAAAATCCAGTCTCTCGCCATCTGGGATTTTGGGAGGCACCAGGTTTGGCATGAAGACCCTGCAATCGAAGGTGAGCAGGAGGATGGTGAACCTGCAGCAGATACCTGGGACAGGACGATGCCTTTCATCCATGCGCTGATCTACCCAGCCCTCCTCTCTGAGCCTCGCAGTCCCCAGGGATGCAGAGTGAGCACATTTTGAAGACAGGAAAGTGTAATGCTGCTTGCTGGAGGTTGCCAGCTGGACAGCCTCAGAGGAAGACCTCTGGCATTCCTGGGAAGCACTCCAAGGCACCCACATGGCTGGAATAACTCTGCAAGCTGCAGGCAACTTGGCCACAACCCTTTGCCAGgcaccctggggctggcagccacCCCACCGCTCACCCAAAAGAGCACAGAGGAACTGTGTGCTCCAGTGTGATCTGGCACAGGGAGCTGGAAACCATCCTCTCATCCTCGGTGGGCttgagggagggcaggaggtgctcagATGCACATAAAGACACAAAGGGATGAAGAGATCGTGGCTGAAGACAGATCTGCCTCCCAGACTGCAGCATCCCAGGGGTCCATGAGGATCCGCAGGTTCCTGGCGATAGTTCACAGCCCCGCTCCTTCAGGCAGGTGCTCCTGTCCCAGGGATGCTGACAGTCATGCAAATGCCTGCCTCACGCCAGCCATGGCCAGGAGTACACTGGAGAAGCAAGACCCTAGCTGTGCCATGGACCACGTACCCCAGGCTGGGGTGCACACAGATTTTTCCAGCTGCAGGGCCACAGGGCAGCTGGGCCTCCTCCAAGGAGCACACAAAATGCTTCAAGACCTCGTTCTCAGGAGCCTCTTCATATTCTATGTTTATCTGCCCGTTTATgtccctttttctctccatgtCCCAGTTCCCATCCTGCTTTCATGCTTTTGAGGCCTCACTGTCCCATGCCCTTTATGGAACATGGTGCTAAGCCCATCACATGGAGcctctgccctggcacagctcctAGTTCAGACCTTGCACCAGTGAACATGCACTGACACTTACTTGGGCTTTGGCTTCGATTCACCTGCGGGTccccaggagcaggagagaaagacaACGTTAGTGTCACAGAGGCATTTGCTTTCACACCTTGacccaaaacccacaacactGAGCCGAGCTACCCCtctctcccagcagcacaggctgcactGTGGATCATCCTCCAAGCAAAGAGGCATGCAGCAAGGTGTCCGTCTGTATGCCAAAACTCGAGACACACGTTGATGCTCCTGGGTGAGCAGAAAGGCGTTTGGTACCTCCTTACACTGGCAAAGGCACAGTCCCTCCCACCCCAGAGAGGAACGAGGGTGGATACTTCACCTTCCCCAGGCTCCTGCTCTCGGTCCCCCTCTCCACCTGTGGAAAGCACAATGCTTTGGCTCCCGGaggccagccctgctgtgccccGTGCCCACGGACACAGCAGGGTGGTTCAGCTAGGCTGTtcccctctgccctgtgctTATCCCCACTGCAAAACCCAGCTCCATCCCTCCAGGAtgaagagggagagagcagaTCCCTCACAGACATCCCTCACGCACAGACAGACCGGGAGAGCCCCAGGTCCTCTCCAGGAGGAACCCAGACAGGCTTTGCTGAGGCTGGGAAAGCAGTAGTACTACCCTCTCCTTCTGTATTTTGGGCAAATTTCTTACCTAGGCAGCACAAAGCCATCCCTCCTACaggcctcctgctgccccagccctggcagaggatgaggccagggcagctctgccccattTACTGCAGATTCTCTGTCTTCAGCGGTAAATTAATTCAACACTAAAAAccccagtggggtgggggggactGGCATCAGGACTGAAATGGCCAAAACTGCCCCTCCTCCATTCCTACTTTACCTTCTGATGCTTTCGTTTCATCTTCTTgttctgtttcaaaagcaatgGGGAGAATATGAGCATCCATGGGTGAGGGCAGCCTCATCCCCCCCCAGCACAGAGGGGTCCCGGCACCCTAACTCGGGAGCATGGCTGTGATCTgagcctgccccagcagccgTGACAGCACAGGGACACACATCAGGCAACCCAGTCTGCTCCAAAGAGGTCTCATGAAGTCCAGTGCTCTTTGGATGGTGAGACACACCAGAGCATGACCCCATCTCTGGAAATCCCCCCTGTAAGGCTATGGGGACCTCTTGGTGGAACAAGCTTCACtcatttttggtatttttcagaGTGCTGGACACAAACTGTTTGATCAGCAACCAGCAGAAAACACCATTATCCTCATGCTTGCTGGGCCAAGGCACTTGGTAGATCAGGAAAGGGCAGCTCAGTTTTGACACCTCTTTACTGGAAATCACAGATTTGGGGAAGAGCTGCCCCTTTGTGCTACTGGTCCGCTGTCACAGGCAACGCTGGGACATCCCAGACCCTGCTCGGCACCCCACCAAAGCAGAGCATGGCTCCAGCCAAGCCATGGGAGCTCGCTGGTGAAGCCACCACCCACCTTCTGCCTTGGTTTCTTCagtctcctcctctgcctcgtCTACTTGTTCTTCCTGACCTGTGGAATAATGAGCAGTGTGAGTCCGACAGCCGCTGCTCCCACTGGCTCCCTACGGACCCCGGTATTGGGCCAACTGCAGCATGGAGCCAGCCGAGAGAGAGACCTGGGGGAGACATAGCCACGGGAGAAAGAAGCAGTGgctcagaaagcaaagggaTTCGCTCTAACCTTTACCCAAGGGCTGCTCTCTGTCCTTGGGCGGGGGGGGAAGTTTTATAGCCAcctcctgttttttcccttattcCCTCTCATGGTACCATGCTCTTGTACCCCAGgatggtgggggggggggtgtgtgtgtgtgatttctATTGCTCTCCTCTAGCCAGAGAAGAACAAGACAGGCTGGCATTAGAGAACGTGCCTTCAGCACCTTCACAATCTTATTTATGACACTGTTGGAGCATTTTTCCACTGGAGGGAGCAGTATCCCCACAAGAGTCCTCCACTGGAGTCAGAGTGATGCTGGGGCCCACAGGTCCTGGGAAGACTTGTGGTCCCAcagcaagagagaaggaaagaaaaagtagataGCAAACCACGAGTGCATTTGGTTGACAGATGTAAGAGAGAAGCCACAGACACGGGAGCAGATACACACAGCACAGGCGGGCAGGAAGGGGGGAGTGCAAGAAGCAAGAGAGAGAAGtggaagaatgaaagaaaaccatttCCCAACCAGGGAGAGGCAAAAGACACACCGACCCACAACATATTCACAGCAGCAGTGGAGagatgaaataaagaaaggTGCAATAGCTACCGTCTTCTTCCTCTATccattcttcctcttctgagccagggaggagggaaaggaataaGTGCAGAGGTTAGTCGGACGCCATAAAGCTGTGGAGTGTAGCTATGGCGTGCATGAGATGAGGACTCTAGCACTGCAGTGGTTTCCTCCTTGTGcctctctttgcttttaacaTTCAGGATGTTTTGCCgtgcagcagcccaggctgcctgggAGTGCCCTGAAGCAGCAAGAGGCTCAGCAAAACCCAGCTCCCAAACCCAGCCCCCAATGCACAGCCCAGCTGTGTCCCAGAGCAGCTGCGTGCACCGTGGGGTTGGCTTCTTCATTGGACTGAGGCAGTTGGAGGTTCGTGCTTGAGCATCATTAATATACATTCAGGTGAGGCTCCAGCTCCCGTTGAGTTACTGGGCTCACACCTCTGCCAACACCCGAGTCCAGCATTTCCACCCCTGTTTTGAGTCAAGGGCTCACTCTGACAAAAGAGATCCTGATAAAATTCAGACTGGTTTTGATCCTACTGATGTTTCAGGTGGAGAAATATAGAACATGGTCTCATCTGCCTTTCTTGGTCATGATTTGCCATTGCAGTCGAGGAGCTTACCACCACAACCCACCCAAGCAAAACACTGACCCAACAGCACTTGTGTCTTGGTCCTTGCAACCAGCGGTGAAACACTTACCTTCTTCCACGTACTCCTCTTCACAGAGCACACGTGCGcgcaggagagagggaagggaaagaagacgCAGGTTATTGAAGTTGCTCTGATCATTTCTTAGCTTCAGCCTCGGGACAGCTGCAGATGCTCCACGTCCTCTTAccttcctgctccctgcaaAGCACAACACAAATTTGCAGAGTTACAGTGATCTGCTGCAATGGGGCATGTGTGTCCATCAGTGAGGCCAAAGGGGAATTTGAAATTTCCTCAAGGCTGGCTCCCCTTTTTCATAGCAATGGGCAATGACTGCTGGGTGGCATGCTGTAAAGGTGGCAGTGGGGATGGGACAAGACCCAGATCACCCTGCAGGCTGTGGATAGCAGGAGCTGAAGTGCTTGACTGACACTTTGACAGTGGTCAGAGCACAACACTATTTTGCAGCTTGAGAAGATCGAGTGACCGTGGCCTGTAATCCTAGAAACTGGCATCTCACATCCCACCTTTGCCCCAAAGTCCTTTCCTGACCTTGGGGGAGATGCACAGTCTGTCCTCGGGTGTGCCCAGGGGACACTGGGCACAGCGGTCAGACTGATCGCTGAGACATGCGAGTCTGTGGTGGCATTTAAACATAAGAGAAGGATTCAGACCTACTTTTTCTGCTGGTGGACAAGTAGGAGCTGTGTTTGGACTGACCCCTATAACCATGTATCACAGATATTGAGCCCCTTCTCTCCAGGGTGCGCCTCATGGCCCAGCAACCATCACCAGCAAAAGTTGCCCTCAAATTTGTGCCTTGGGGCATGATGCTCTGGATGTGGCAGTAGGACCCCAGCAGCAACAGGCTGATGACATCAGCTTTTCCCAGCTCTATCTCACTGATTTAGactacagcattttttaatgcaggGACTGTCCCTTGCCATGTATGTGCTGATACAGCTCCTAACACAAAAATCCCCACTGCTGGGGGTCTCGGCACTATCACAGCAGCGGTGCAGATGGGCACAGGTTGGGGGGATTTCATGCTGGATGCTGGCGTAATGATGAGAGCCAGTGCCCCCCAAATGGCACCTCCAAGCAATACTGCGACCCTGTGGGAAAGTGGgaataaggagaaagaaagggtgTTTAAAAGCACACCACTTACTGCTCATATTCTTCGATGACTTCTTCAGAGTCCGACATGCCTGGTTATCTAGCAGAATTCAAGGCAGATTGGAAAAAGCGAGGGTTAGGACCTGAGATAAGGACAAGCACAGCCTGTCCTCCAGCGCCTGAGACACGGGCACAGAGATGCTGCATCTCTCCAAAGCGCTTGGAGCTTCAAGCTGTCCCCAGCCGGGCTGTGACAGTGTTATCTCAGCAGAGATAaggttcccccctcccctcctgtcCCAGGATCACAGCTCTCCCCAAACAGGAGGCAGGAGATTAGACACAGCCTCATGCAACACTGATAACTGCTGTCAGGAGCCATGTCCAGGACACGCAGCTCCTCTCGCCGCAGCCATCTCAGGGTGCTGTGTTTGCTCAGGGCACAGGAAAATAACACAATTATAATGTTCAGCTTGTTTTGCTTCCTGACTATTCTTAGCTTGGTTGGGATATAGAAACTTGCAGGGACGTCCCGTTATCTCAAATTTACAGCCCTGCACAAGCCACAGCAAGAGATCTCGGTGAgacctcccagcccagccctccgAGTGCAGGGCGTGCTCTGGAAAGGGGCAATCTGAGCTCAGCAGGAGCTTTTGGCTCCTGGTCCTGGCCCTGAGGCTGAGGTTAGCTAAAAGGAATAATTCACAGCCTGGTTTAGCAATAGGGCTAATAACTCTGCAGAAATGCCCATGCTCATCTTCCTGGCACACCAGTCTCCCTCTCAGCTGTGGTCAGGAGGACTTTATTCATCGTCCCACCTCATCTAGCTTCCACCCAATGCTCCACCACAAGGTCTGCACAGACCAGCCCCATGatcagccccagccctgggtaTCCCAGAACAGCCCTGAGCATCAGCCCAAGCCCCTGCACAGTCCGTCCACCACTCGCATTCGTGCCAGACCTCGGCAAAGCTGAGATGCAGCAGGACAACGCGAGGCAGCTCTAGAAATAACTTCCATGTGCTAAACCACCTGTTCCCAGAGCAACGCcgcttcccttctccttctgccGGGCGTCTGGGAACAACTGGTCCTGGCTACATCTGTTGAGCATTTATTACCCAGGATGGGTAGGACAGGCTTCAGGATCACTTATTCAAGATGCTGAATCGAGGGCTGGAATCCGCAAGCACGGGAAAGACGCGTTACAGGACAGGCGCCTCTGCATACCAGTGGTTCCTGGGGGTTGTCAAATCTCACTTCTGAGCAATGACTCAGAAGGTGCTTTTTGGAGACAAATGAAGTCAGAACTCAGCCCCGTCTGCCTCAGGTTCACTGCCTGCTTCTGCTGTCGTCATTCCCTTCCCTCTGATGCATCTGGGGCTTGGCCCTAAGCACCCCCCTCCAGCACCATCCCCTCGATCTCTGCTCACCCTCAAACATAAATTCCTGGCCCTACTTTTCCCCCAGGCTCGGCATGGTCCTGTTACCCCCAGAGTTTGGCCAAATCATTTATGTGGTCTCTGAGTACCCAAGACTTCATGTAGTCCTGTCACAACACAGGAGTGGAGACTCCCTCTTGGCCACGACGTTGCAAACATGCATTTGTGAAAGCCTATTTCTACATTTCCTTTCACCTCCTCTCTCATACAGAACTAGATCCCACAGAGCATATGCTgaggaacagcaaaaaaacaggACTGTTAAGGGGATACACAAGAAAAACTAACGTTAAACCAGAAAGTGGCTCTAGGAAATAATTATCCATCCTCTGCACAGAAACAGATAAACCTTTCCATTAAAGCTTTGACATCTTGTTTTGAAAGAATTAGGAGAACCCAGCAGATGTATTACAGAGTTAAAGAGGAAACATTGCACATATTattgactggaaaaaaaatctcccatcATTTGCTGTGGATTAAATACTCCAGATATCCATCCTGCTCCTTAAAATCCCCCTCTCCATTAGCTCAGGGCTGGCTGGTCACACCTCTGGGGCTGAGTTAATCCTCCATGGTTTGCAGTCcctgcttttctccaggctacCCAGACATGGAGCTCTCGTTTCCCAGCAtttgctccagcgtgggtcaTGTCGCTGCTCCCTTGCCGCTTGGCGGGGTCAGACCATGCACGGGAGAATCCCAGCTCTAACCTACGCCATGGGCTACCATgagccagggccaggctggcCTGACTCCCCCACGGGCATTGcatccctcctgtcccctccagAGACACAGGGAATAGGGATCTATGAGATTCCCCCGGCACCAGGGCAGCCAAAATCCTTCTCAGATGCCTTCGCACACATCAGGGTGGTTCAAAAGGCGTTGGGCAAGTTGCAAAGACAACCTTCTGGAGAGGGTCCTGATGTTTTATCCGTGGAAATGCCTTCATCGCAAAAATACATCCCAGTGCAAGTGGCTGGGGAGGACCATTAACCCTGAGCCAAGCCCCTTCTGGGTCTAACAACTGCCCTTCCACTGAGCATCCTACGCCACAAGCAGGCACCCCACCGCCCCAGCCTTACCTCTGCCACGGGGCACCGGTGAGATCCCAGGGAGCCGAGGGGAAGCCAGCGGGTGTCTGGGAAATGCTCTTTGGGGGCAGGAGGCTTTAAGGGGGCTCCAGCGCCCAccccggggcgggcagcgccgtgAGGAATGTGCCCGGCGCCCAGCGAGGAATGCAACACTTGTGAGCTGCTATTTTGGCAGCCACTGCCACAGCCCCCTCCGccgctcccccttcccccccaggAGCCCATATAAGCCCAAGCTATTGTGTGGCCTCAGAGATTTGCTATTTTAAACCCTCTGGACTAAGATACACGAGTGCCCAAGGGGCTGACACAAGCCAGCCAGCTGTCACTTTCTAGGGCCGGGGACACTGATAAGGCAACGCTGCCACGAGTGGAGGACTGGGCCCTCCATCGCAGCCCCCGACCCAGGCTCGCTCAGACGCTGCACCGCATCCAAGATGTTTTAATGAGAAGGGAAGAGTCTCAGGCTGCTTTTATGCCCACACAACACATTTGTCttgggtttttgtcttttttcctcttgccgGAAGAAGGGAAATGAACTTTTCCCAGTCCCAGTCCAGGAGCAGGTGACTGGGAGCATCTTAGAAAGAGCaacttttattagaaaataaaaaaaaaaggcacagagaaaaCCAAGTCCTTTCCAAAGCCCAAGAAGGAAGATCAGAtccaggggcagcagcagagtcCCACACCAAATTTGGACACCACAATGGTTGCTCAAGGCACAGCCCACTGAATGGCCCTGGCACAAGGATTTGAGTATCATTTTATGGGCTGCCCATGGCACCCTAAAGCCGGCCTCGAGAGAACACCCCACTTCCCTGCTGGGTGGGCTCAGCAGCCTGAGGAGTGCAGGACCAGGGGTCTGCATATCCATGGGCAAAGGGCTCAGGAGAAAGGGCGAGAAGGAAATGGGGTTTGCAGAAGAGGCCCAGCACAGGGCACTTCAGCTCCATGCAACCCCAAAAATAGGGCTGTGGCCAGCCCAACCTTGCCATATCACTAAGTGAAAGGGGTCGCTGCTTGTAGGGGCAAGGGACGGTAAGAGCAGGGTGGAGAAGGCCAAGTCTCTGTCTCTAGCTCAGCTGCATGCTGGAGGGAAGCACCAGGGCCATCAGGTCCACCCTTCCTCCATGAGGCATCTCCAAGCTACACTCCAAGCATGTGTGACTTTGCAAACACCGTTTGCCTTTGGTTGGGTCCCTCCAGCAGTGACAGCCTGGGAGAGGAGTGACATCTGCCTGCCCCACCTCACCCCGCATGAGccaggcagcagggatggaTGTGGTCCATGGACGTACAGCTTGAAAGTCCCTTGGCCAGGCAGCTTCTTGCCCCAGTGACATCATCCAGCTGCAAGGAAGACATATAGGTTGATTCCCTTTGCAAGTGCAGTTATGGGGCACAGGCAGAGATTAGGAGCAAAACACCAAAATCTTGCGGGGAAATGAGGCAAGAGTCTGCCTTCAGCATTTGCAAGGAGCCTCCAGGCCTGGGCACTCCTGGACAGGCAGCGAGTGAGGACTGGGGATGCAGGGATAATCTTCCAgccttcttccttcccatccCGCAAGCATAGGACCCCGGGGACCTGGGGTGCAGCCACACATGGCGCGGGGGACTCTCATAGCAGTGGGCTGCTGGACGGTTGGGTAGGGCTGGGCTTTgatcttcagagaaaaacagtttttcccAAGTCATCTGATATGATtacaactggaaaagaaagtgagaaacagTGAGGCCGGGCCTGAGGCTGCAAAGCCCCCAAAGGCAGCTACTTTAACAAGGACCATACTTGTCCCAAacaggggaaggggcaggcaggcatCCTCTAAATCCCACCACATGCcacttcccttcctctcccagaCCAGACCCCTTCTCACTCTTACAGCTGCCTCCAGTTGTCCTCTCCTGCTGACTCCCCCAAGTCAAGGGGTCCTGGGTGTCCCACAtcacccctctgctccccatAGCCTGGGTCTCCCACGCCTGCCCCGTGGGAGATGCACCAGCAGGCAGGTCCCGCCTCTGCCCCTAGCTCAGAGGTTGCACCAGCTTTCAGAGCAGCTCCATGTCTAccttggtgtccccaggggtgtcTCCAGGCTGCTTTACCCAGACATGACGGTTTGGCaggctgtttattttcctgataTCCTGCAAAGAGGAGAGTTGTAAGTGGCACAAGAAGGTTTTCCCCATGCATCATGTGCAGTGTTGCCTTGGTTTGACTTTAACCAAACCTTGACACATACATGCTCCAGGTAAAATCGTCCGGCTTTGAGATCCTGCACCTGGTAGACCCTCAAAACCAAGTGCAGCTCCAGCCCACAGAGATGGATGGCAGCAGGCATTATTATAGGAAAAACTGATAGAGGAGCTGCGAGCTTTACCTAAGAGTGACCCCAGGAGCAAACCCTTTCCTGGCAGACACAGAGCCAGCACAGCCTCCCGGTACAGGCACGTTTGGGCAGTGCAAATCTCTGCAGCTCAGCGCTGGGGGTGCCCGGGCTTGCCTGCccgggctgcagggctgggctggagctgctcttcCTGGTCCTGTACCCAGGTGGCTGCAGGAGACTCTGCTACGAGCAGTGGCAAAACACCTTGTTGCTGTAAAAAAGTGATACCTCCCCAGGACTTGCTGAACCTCTCCTTTCCAAGTACAGTAAACTACCCTGAGACCAAAGGGTCTCCTGTCCATCTCCCTTGCATCCATGTCCCTGGAGCAGCCGCGGTGGCAAAGTGATGATGTCTGAGTCCCCTTAGCTGGGCACTTTGCCCCCACAGCTACAAGATGCCCTACTTTTGGGGTCTGGGATACACACAGGGATGCAGATCACTCCAGAACCCACATGCAGCAGGACCTCTCAGTGCACACACAGGTCTCCAAGCCCCGCAGAGCTCAGTGCCGAAGGACCAAGCATACAGCTCATCTTCCAGCGGCCTCCAGGTCAGAGCTCCAGTGTCCTCCAGACACTGGTAGAGATGGGATCATGCTGAGGTGATCTCTCTCATGGTGGCAGTGTCAGGTTCCCCTTTATGTCCCCTAGGACATGCACCCAGCTGGTGCCTGCACCCTCCTCACCCCaccaagggctggagcagctgcctcAGGCACTTTGGGATCAAGATCAGGGCACAGCAACAAGCAGAGCCCCACATCTCGCCGAGgtggccctgcagcacccatACCTTTGACCCTGGCTAAGCTCCTCTCAAATCCTTTAATGGGTTCAGCCAAGGGTTCAtcaacccttcaagccccaccACCCCAGATGCAGGGACACATCCCACCAGGCTGCCTGGTCTCAGGGCTCTAGCCCGAGGTGTCAGCACAAGCTGGTACcttgctcttttcctccttggcAGGCTCCTGACCTTGGCTGATCCACAGATTAATGCGGGATGTCACTGATCCCGGGATCCTCAGGTTGTCCTGTGGCACAGAGAGGGACACCAGGGTTACAGCACTGCACGAACGTAACCCAAGACAGTCCCCAGGGCATGGGGAGACTGAGCAAACCTGCAACAGGCAGAGACCAGCCTACACCTTGGCCCCATCCCAGCTCCTCAAATACCAGTGCATCGGCAGGAACCCACACACCACCAGAGCACAGTTTCGGTGGCAGCCGGTGCCcgagcccagccctgcctggcaccaCTCAACAAGCACCGAACTCCCACCAAACTGCATCCGGGCAGCAGCCTGCCGGGCAGTGCATTGGTGTCCAAACAGGGGTGGATTTGTCCaaaaagctgctgcctgccctggcacagggcCCCGCTGGAAAGTCCTCGCTcaggccagctcctgcccttACCTTCCTGACAGCGAGCGGCTCAGCCTTGCTGGGAGCGCTTGCCTCGAAGAAGTTGCGCTTGCTGGCCACCCCCTCCGAGGACAGCAAGAGGCTCTTCTGAGTAGTCGGGGATGATTTCACTCCCTCTGAGcgctgggaggagagagggcgtcagcaggggctgtgctgcaCCCCAAGTGGTAAAAGGCAAAGTCCCACTTCTGGCTCATGTCCCAAGCCTGTTGgggtctgctgcctccctgcccatCACCAGCTCATGGGCTtgccccgctgctccccccaGCAGGACTGTGCAACATCCCCATGACCCTCTCCAAGGGAtatcccctccctgctcctaaAACCCTGAGGTTGATCCCTTTTTCTGCCTGCGACCATCTTCTTCATTAACCCCATTAGCACTGGTTGTTTGGTGCAGCTCagtccttctctccttccccattcAGCTCCAGGCTACACATCTCCCTCTTCCCACACATCCCTCCCATGCCAGTCCAGCTATGCCAAGGGTTT
Protein-coding regions in this window:
- the TNNT2 gene encoding troponin T, cardiac muscle, giving the protein MSDSEEVIEEYEQEQEEEYVEEEEEEWIEEEDGQEEQVDEAEEETEETKAEEQEDETKASEGGEGDREQEPGEGESKPKPKVFMPNLVPPKIPDGERLDFDDIHRKRMEKDLNELQALIEAHFESRKKEEEELISLKDRIEQRRAERAEQQRIRSEREKERQARMAEERARKEEEEARKKAEEEARKKKAFSNMLHFGGYMQKSEKKGGKKQTEREKKKKILSERRKPLNIDHLNEDKLRDKAKELWQTIRDLEAEKFDLQEKFKRQKYEINVLRNRVSDHQKVSKAARGKTMVGGRWK